The following proteins are encoded in a genomic region of Prochlorococcus marinus XMU1408:
- a CDS encoding adenine phosphoribosyltransferase, with amino-acid sequence MENLKDYIPEIYNFPNEGIVFKDINPIYNQPKLWNQITLPIQELITTIKPDYIAGVEARGFITASALAFKNQIGLITIRKPNKLPGKVIGVNYQLEYGEDRLEIQQDLITKQSKILIIDDLLATGGTASAAGELIIKAGGNLIGYGFLVELTKLEGRKRLENNLYIKSSVKY; translated from the coding sequence ATGGAAAATCTGAAAGATTATATACCTGAAATATACAATTTTCCCAATGAAGGGATAGTCTTTAAAGATATTAATCCGATATATAATCAGCCCAAATTATGGAATCAAATAACATTACCTATCCAAGAGCTAATAACTACTATCAAACCAGATTATATTGCTGGTGTAGAAGCTAGAGGATTTATAACTGCTTCAGCATTAGCCTTTAAAAATCAGATTGGTTTAATAACAATTAGAAAGCCTAATAAATTACCTGGAAAAGTAATAGGGGTTAACTATCAACTTGAGTATGGAGAAGATCGTTTGGAAATTCAGCAGGATTTAATAACTAAACAGAGCAAAATCCTCATAATTGACGACTTATTAGCTACTGGTGGAACAGCGTCTGCCGCAGGAGAATTAATAATTAAAGCTGGAGGTAACTTAATAGGATATGGATTTCTTGTTGAATTAACTAAACTAGAAGGGAGAAAAAGACTAGAAAATAACCTATATATTAAAAGTTCAGTTAAATATTAA
- a CDS encoding DUF2949 domain-containing protein, with the protein MINSSKEINPPSEELCDFIIHKLGISRSALELGIKRASLENSPLPIVMWSYGLLNLDQLKIILSWQKDH; encoded by the coding sequence ATGATTAACAGCAGTAAAGAAATTAATCCTCCCTCAGAAGAACTTTGCGATTTTATTATTCATAAACTTGGAATAAGTCGAAGCGCTTTGGAATTAGGAATTAAGAGGGCTTCTCTGGAAAATTCTCCCTTACCAATAGTTATGTGGAGTTATGGTTTGCTTAATCTTGATCAATTAAAAATAATACTTTCCTGGCAAAAAGACCATTAA
- a CDS encoding DUF3038 domain-containing protein, producing the protein MSFQKENDNKKSSLVNRVDDTTYLNCEIASDTPKKLDFLFLVIETLQINAADTLFLKAKNIGLSDEFSSRVEFWKIRCSNPLRKSYAFSSLSTDQIDSLVKLISSMADNLYPLIRQLLSSKESETLNKERWFLFSNRLKSLIRERMNLQRSYVVSLLSDENNTFFRELLLILSLSCGKGGADRLKASLYYQT; encoded by the coding sequence GTGTCTTTCCAGAAAGAAAACGACAATAAAAAATCTTCTCTAGTAAATCGTGTAGATGATACTACTTATTTAAATTGCGAAATAGCTAGTGATACGCCAAAAAAACTTGATTTTTTGTTTTTAGTAATAGAAACACTACAGATTAATGCCGCTGATACTCTATTCTTGAAAGCAAAAAATATAGGATTATCAGATGAATTTTCCAGTCGAGTAGAATTCTGGAAAATAAGATGTTCTAACCCATTAAGAAAATCTTATGCATTTTCATCACTTTCTACTGATCAGATTGATTCGCTCGTTAAACTTATTTCTTCTATGGCTGATAATCTTTATCCCTTGATTAGACAACTTCTTTCTTCGAAAGAATCTGAGACACTGAATAAAGAACGTTGGTTTTTGTTTAGCAATCGTCTTAAGTCACTTATTAGGGAAAGGATGAATTTGCAAAGAAGTTATGTTGTATCACTTTTGAGTGATGAAAATAATACATTTTTTAGAGAGTTATTATTGATTCTCTCCCTATCATGTGGAAAGGGTGGAGCTGATCGTTTAAAAGCTTCTTTGTATTATCAAACTTAG
- a CDS encoding FAD-dependent monooxygenase, which yields MNIAIIGSGLTGSLAAISLAKVGCNIDLYERLSYEELVDRDRCYAITHSSRKILEKNGIWSNIVSHLIPFQYLNVIDYDLNNKVQFITDDLSLEDSKYIAVGWIADHKKIMSAILDYISILDNINKIPTSVIPNKNNYDLIVAADGSNSTTKKILKKPSFEFSYDQVCITAKVLLRGIKSNEAFEILSSEGPFAVLPLGGDLFQIICSQSKKNASQILNLPKSSFLDYLSTILPDGIIADTIINETKSYPIKFLLNYSFHSGKYIFLGETSHIFHPVGGQGLNLCWRDVNSLTKIASSPILTNYKWLIPIMYSLSRLFDVLSISILTDCLVRYSRSNSNLFYIPRLFIFFILRKSITARKIIINIMTNGI from the coding sequence ATGAATATAGCTATTATTGGTTCTGGTTTAACTGGTTCATTAGCTGCTATCTCATTAGCGAAAGTGGGCTGCAATATTGATTTATACGAGAGGTTATCTTACGAAGAACTTGTTGATAGAGATAGATGCTATGCTATTACACATTCTTCAAGAAAAATTTTAGAAAAAAATGGAATATGGTCTAATATAGTAAGTCATTTAATTCCTTTTCAATATCTAAATGTTATAGATTATGATCTAAATAATAAGGTTCAATTTATAACTGATGACTTAAGTCTTGAAGATAGTAAGTATATAGCAGTAGGTTGGATTGCAGATCATAAGAAAATAATGTCAGCTATATTAGATTATATTTCAATTTTAGATAATATCAATAAAATCCCAACCTCTGTGATTCCTAATAAAAATAACTATGATCTTATTGTTGCGGCAGATGGTTCTAATTCAACTACAAAAAAAATTTTAAAAAAACCATCCTTTGAATTTAGTTATGATCAAGTATGTATTACTGCAAAGGTTCTATTAAGAGGTATCAAATCTAACGAAGCCTTTGAGATATTAAGCTCTGAGGGTCCATTTGCTGTATTACCTCTTGGAGGAGATTTATTTCAAATAATATGTAGTCAATCTAAAAAAAATGCTTCTCAAATTCTTAATCTTCCTAAATCATCATTTTTAGATTATTTATCAACAATTCTACCCGACGGTATAATTGCAGATACGATTATTAATGAGACTAAATCTTATCCAATAAAATTCCTACTAAATTATTCTTTTCATTCTGGAAAATATATTTTCTTAGGCGAGACATCTCATATATTTCATCCCGTTGGAGGGCAAGGATTAAATTTATGCTGGCGAGATGTAAATTCACTCACAAAAATAGCTTCGTCTCCAATATTAACTAATTATAAATGGCTTATTCCAATTATGTACTCATTATCAAGACTATTTGATGTCTTATCTATATCTATTTTAACAGATTGTCTAGTTAGGTATTCAAGATCAAATAGTAATCTATTTTATATACCTAGATTATTTATATTTTTTATTTTACGAAAATCAATCACTGCTAGAAAAATCATTATAAATATAATGACAAATGGAATCTAA
- the dapB gene encoding 4-hydroxy-tetrahydrodipicolinate reductase, with protein MSSDNQPIPVLVAGALGRMGSEVVRAINSSDEYQLVGAIDNQKDKEGQDIGSLIGLDPLDVYISSDFEGSLCSASQNVPKDGTNNGAVLVDFTHPKVAYNHTRTAIAYGVHPVIGTTGITSEQLDDLSKFAEKACLGSAIIPNFSVGMVLLQQAASAAARFYEFAELTEMHHNRKADAPSGTCIKTAELIEEQRSSFNKPLVNEEEFIKGSRGGCRSSGLRLHSIRLPGLVAHQKVMFGSNGETFELSHNTIDRSAYMPGVLLVVKKIRLFNKLVYGLEKIL; from the coding sequence ATGAGTTCTGATAATCAACCAATACCAGTTTTGGTCGCTGGTGCCTTAGGTCGAATGGGATCGGAAGTTGTTAGAGCAATTAATTCTTCCGATGAGTACCAACTCGTTGGCGCAATTGATAATCAGAAGGACAAAGAGGGACAAGATATAGGATCGCTTATTGGATTAGATCCTTTAGATGTTTATATCTCAAGCGATTTCGAAGGTTCTTTATGTTCTGCTAGTCAAAATGTCCCTAAAGATGGAACAAATAATGGCGCAGTTTTAGTTGATTTCACACATCCGAAGGTTGCTTATAACCACACCCGCACAGCCATTGCTTACGGTGTTCACCCTGTTATTGGTACTACAGGAATAACATCAGAACAATTAGATGATCTCTCAAAATTTGCAGAAAAAGCTTGTCTTGGTTCAGCCATTATTCCAAACTTTTCAGTTGGGATGGTGTTATTGCAACAAGCAGCTTCAGCTGCAGCTCGTTTTTATGAGTTCGCTGAATTAACTGAAATGCATCACAATAGAAAAGCTGATGCACCTAGTGGAACTTGTATTAAAACTGCTGAATTGATTGAAGAACAACGCTCATCTTTTAACAAACCATTAGTAAACGAAGAAGAATTCATCAAAGGATCTCGTGGTGGATGTAGATCTAGTGGTTTAAGACTTCATTCAATTAGATTACCTGGCCTTGTTGCTCATCAAAAAGTTATGTTTGGATCTAATGGAGAAACATTTGAATTGTCTCACAACACTATTGATAGATCCGCTTACATGCCTGGAGTGCTTTTAGTTGTAAAAAAAATCAGATTATTTAACAAGTTAGTTTATGGATTAGAGAAAATTTTATAA
- a CDS encoding class I SAM-dependent methyltransferase codes for MQLSSIDRMKMDINNDQIFYQHPRYVHHLSEPFRNRLTKLYSEYLSNEDIILDLMSSWVSHLPYNIRFKKVIGHGMNKSELSANKRLDCFWVQNFNQSQNIPLDDSSVDIGLIVAGWQYLQYPEKVSLELSRIIKSHSLLIISFTNRAFWSKAPNIWCNSSEEERIEYVKSVLNANGWNIEKVLNEKTYVNKLFGFYNAESDPFFSVVARNNKSNN; via the coding sequence ATGCAACTTTCAAGTATTGATAGAATGAAAATGGATATTAATAATGATCAAATATTTTATCAACATCCTAGATATGTCCATCATCTTAGTGAGCCATTTAGGAATAGGCTCACAAAATTGTATTCAGAATATCTCTCTAATGAAGATATTATTCTAGATTTAATGAGTAGCTGGGTTAGTCATTTGCCATACAACATTAGATTTAAAAAAGTCATCGGGCATGGTATGAATAAATCCGAGTTAAGTGCTAATAAGAGACTTGATTGTTTTTGGGTTCAAAATTTTAATCAATCACAAAATATTCCTCTAGATGATTCATCAGTTGATATAGGTTTAATTGTTGCTGGTTGGCAATATCTTCAATACCCAGAGAAAGTTTCACTAGAATTATCTAGAATTATTAAATCACACTCTTTATTAATTATTTCATTTACTAATCGTGCATTCTGGTCAAAAGCTCCAAATATTTGGTGTAATTCATCAGAAGAGGAAAGAATCGAATATGTAAAAAGTGTACTAAATGCTAATGGATGGAACATTGAAAAGGTATTAAATGAAAAAACATATGTAAATAAGCTATTTGGTTTTTATAATGCAGAGAGTGATCCATTTTTCTCAGTTGTTGCTAGAAACAATAAGTCTAACAACTGA
- a CDS encoding DUF4335 domain-containing protein translates to MINLSYKFAQNSSSLEISGMPDVSNGDSTTTIGILSSWSLKIIGSPLLEGEKVHLDNLMQVVLQYSRSYISGIRKTFVSEKNIVSISPSGNNHKLLLKSTRKGVKPLEIFLDDSELSDLTQCLDLLRFDSRLSIKWDIYIDRPFTKRFIINNSNKVKKNFNLLYAFIIFTLSSSLLLLIPINNNYEPEQGRKSSSSLTEQIN, encoded by the coding sequence ATGATTAATTTATCTTATAAATTTGCTCAGAACTCTTCTTCGTTAGAAATTTCTGGTATGCCAGATGTTTCTAATGGAGATTCAACAACTACAATTGGTATTTTATCTTCGTGGTCATTAAAAATTATTGGCTCACCTTTATTGGAAGGAGAAAAAGTTCATCTTGATAACTTGATGCAAGTTGTTCTTCAATATTCCCGTTCTTATATTTCTGGAATTCGAAAAACTTTTGTATCTGAAAAGAATATTGTTTCAATTTCACCTAGTGGCAATAACCATAAACTATTACTTAAAAGTACAAGAAAAGGTGTTAAGCCATTAGAAATTTTTTTAGATGACTCAGAATTGTCGGATCTTACTCAATGCCTTGATCTTTTAAGATTTGATTCTAGATTGAGTATTAAATGGGATATATATATTGATAGACCTTTTACGAAAAGGTTTATCATAAATAATTCCAACAAAGTAAAGAAGAACTTTAATTTATTATATGCTTTTATTATATTTACATTAAGTAGTTCACTTTTACTATTGATTCCAATTAATAATAATTATGAACCAGAGCAAGGTAGAAAAAGTTCATCTAGCTTAACAGAACAGATTAACTAA